A genomic segment from uncultured Erythrobacter sp. encodes:
- a CDS encoding methyltransferase domain-containing protein, giving the protein MNAPAIPMIFSAQRRTLRLARARHRAAASDAARFIAEDMIEDTLERLAFLRHEPARALVLGDSTGTLAASLRVRGAAVEEPAALDLEAPHPFGGYELIVVFGLLDAVNDLPGALIHLRNVLAPGGLVMTHFIGGQSLPALRAAMFAAEPDRPAARIHPLVDPRAAPGLLQRAGWKDPVVDTHTLTVRYASLDRLVADLRDQGLGNALAKPAAPLGKAALARARTAFAARADADGKTAETFEIITLTGRRSLAGT; this is encoded by the coding sequence ATGAATGCTCCCGCGATCCCCATGATATTCAGCGCCCAGCGTCGCACCCTGCGCCTCGCCCGCGCGCGGCACCGCGCGGCGGCTTCCGATGCGGCGCGCTTTATCGCCGAGGACATGATCGAGGACACGCTGGAGCGCCTTGCCTTCCTGCGCCACGAGCCTGCGCGGGCACTGGTGCTCGGCGATTCGACCGGGACACTTGCGGCATCCCTCCGGGTGCGCGGTGCGGCAGTCGAGGAACCGGCTGCGCTCGACCTTGAAGCGCCGCATCCCTTTGGCGGATATGAGCTGATCGTCGTGTTCGGCCTCCTCGATGCAGTGAACGACTTGCCCGGTGCGCTAATCCATCTGCGCAATGTGCTTGCTCCCGGCGGGTTGGTGATGACGCACTTCATCGGCGGCCAGAGCCTTCCTGCCCTGCGCGCCGCCATGTTCGCTGCCGAGCCCGACCGGCCAGCTGCCCGGATTCATCCACTGGTCGATCCGCGCGCTGCGCCGGGGTTGCTCCAGCGCGCAGGGTGGAAGGACCCGGTGGTCGACACCCATACTCTGACGGTGCGCTACGCAAGCCTAGACCGCTTGGTCGCCGACCTGCGCGATCAGGGGCTTGGCAATGCGCTCGCGAAGCCTGCTGCACCGCTTGGCAAGGCTGCCCTCGCCCGCGCCCGCACCGCCTTTGCCGCGCGCGCCGACGCTGATGGCAAGACCGCCGAGACCTTCGAGATCATCACCCTGACCGGCAGGCGCTCGCTCGCCGGAACCTAG